The genomic stretch GCTTATACAGCAATTATTCAGTAAAAACCAATCAGTAGCTTAATAAGCTTTAAGCCAACAAAATTGTTCGCGAGGTATATTATTTAGTCGGACTCCTGCTTCAAGTGTGAATGTTTGTTATCATTTTACTGATTCATTGTTTGAATTTGcaactttttcaagttttgattgtttttttttacaatcaaccagtaaaattttaaagaatgttttttaaattaaaaagtttAATTGCCCTGTAAACATAGTAAAAACCAATCGAAAAGAacattttttctaatattttttatttattctagcTATAAATTTAACCTACAAATACCATAAAAAATAAGCGTAAAACTTAGGTACGAAAAGTTATCGTTTCAATTTGCACCGTGCACCGCCGTATGTTGTAACCTTTCTGGGCTATCGTATGTGCTGCGACTAGAATTTTCGACGTATTGGCGATGGGGTCTACGGgaaggtaaaataaaaaaaaaataacctggtCGCGTAATATTCATATACAGTTCCACTAGTGTCACTTACCAACCATTAGGTGGACAGTCATCACATTCAGTCCGGTCGTAATGCTCCACACGTTCAGATCATGGACAGCTTTGACGCCCGATATGCTCTCGAGCTCAGCGCTAAGCTTATCAACCGCAACACTGTCCGGCACTGCATCCAGCAGTATTCGCATGGAATCTCGAAAGATCCGCACGGTAGTAATCAGCACAATCAGTGAAAATAGGAAGGTACAAATAGGGTCGACTATTTTCAGAGTCGGCTGTGGACGAAGGGTTGGATTAGAAAATGTTGAACAGCATAACGAAGTTTTGGAAGTTTACCTTAAACTTGATGATGATGGCAGCGATCAGCACTCCAacgctctgaataaaatcaccaaTCACGTGTATAATGGCAGCCCTAACGTTGAGATTTTCCTCTCCGTGCTGCTGATGGTGGTGAGTCGAGCAATCTTCGTCACTCGAAGACAGGTCTTCAGTATCACAGCTTTCCCTTCTGTTTTGGCTAACGGTAGACCAATCATCGGCGTCTATTTTATTGTAGAGCAGCTTGCTGGAGCTGATCAGATCTGGAGAATTGGTTCCATCTAAGCTCATTCGCTGTCGCAAAGCTTCGCTTTTTAGTTTAGTTCTAGCTATGTACAAAATATTGTCTAAATTCGTAGACGAAGTGCTTTTAACTGTGAACGAATTGTGTCTAGTAGGTGGCAGCGAGGTGTGTGGGCTGCCGCTTGGAGTGGGGGGCAAGTTGGGAATAGTTAGTTGCTCCATTTGATCGGTCCGTTTTTCGTCGTATAGTTTGAGCTTATCCAAACGAGGttgcggtttctttttacgcggtgaATGAGATCGAGAACGGGACTGCGGAGGAACTACCGATATGGAACTTGGAACTGACTTGTGCGTGTGACCATGGGAATGACCGTGGGAATGGCCATGGGAATGACCATGCGAGTGGCCGTGTGAGTGGCCGTGATGAGAGTGCGGCACTACGGAACACGATCCATGCAAGATGAACGCTGTGGCGATGTTCATTACTACACCTAACACAGCCACTATTATCATAGTGTTGGCGTCAATTTCGTAGTCATTACTAAGCAGTCGCTGGACGGACACCACCACCAGCAACACCGTGAGAGACCAGATACCGAAGATTGACAGTAGGGCACCGAGGACCTCTGGAAGATAATAGAAAATAGGGAGATTAAAAACCCCGCATAAAGTTTCTGGTGCTTTAGCTCATGTAGAAATAAAAGTTTTTATATTTAGAATGGCCCTTCGTTTTAAATGATGAAAGATTCGAACAAAATCTGTTGATTATTATTGATCCAAAAtttgctagaaaaaatattcattaccTACTCGCCTATATCCGAAGGACATTCGCCCGTCGGGTGGTCTGTTTGATATCCAGATGGAAATAACCGCTATCAGAAAGCTAATGCAATCGGACAGCAGATGGGCGGCATCGGTCATGATAGCTAAACTCCCGGATATGTAACCTCCGACGAATTCGGCTAACTGAAATTAAGAGACGCTGTTAGCTTACGTTGAACCGACGTTTCGATATGCCTAATGTACTACACACTCACCATGAAGGCTAACGTGAAAACTATCGCCCAAATAAGTTTTCGCTTTTCAGTCTCTCCGTAAGATTCATCATTCTTTGAACTATGGTTGAATTTGCAGGTTGGATGTGCAAGCTGGAATACAGAAAAACAGCGTATTTAtttgaatattaaaaatttacatATTTATTTCTTCGTGTCTCGCGGTAGGTTTTATCATAATTTTACGTTCTTAGCGTAGGTCGCCATCACGTTCGTCGTCACGGTTATGGTCGTTTTATCCATATATGGTATACCGATATTCTATGAAGTGGCGATTAACTATGTCAATAATGTTGgccttttttaataatatgtttGGTAAGGTCTAGTACGGCAGCAAGCACATGTTTTTCGATTCGATTAGCTCCGATTTCTAGGTTGATGTAGTCAGTTCGTCGCGGAAGTATCCAGTATTTTCTCAACGAACGGGATAAAACAACTGCGCCAAGGCATTGAAAGCGCAGCTAAAGTCGAGtgagtgtaaactttttaagTCAACTTCGGTTAACTGTCTCCGCGTACTACGTTGCTACGCATATTTGAGCGCTAGGCAACAAATTCGAAAAGTGTATCTATATCATAACAAGCCGAATAAACATATGACTAAACAACAAATTCGGCATTTCTCGTGATATTGAACGGTCAGTTTTTCGGCTCCGGCAGTTTTGCCGAAACTACAAGCATACAAGCATGTTTTTCTGCTGTAGAATTATTTATTGGCGACAAGAAAAATATACGGTGCCGATGACGCTTCTcatgacgttttattatgtccTATTCCCTCTTATTTGGGTTTGCCCCTGTGAACAGATTCGATCTAGCGAAATCGAAGATATTGGTTCGCATGGTTTTCGCTTTGGTTTATTGTGACGTTTCTGCGTGCCTACGATCACATTGGTTTGATCAAACCgatgaaaactttgtttgaagaGTAGACTAGCGGATTTCGCTTCCTATATATTGTGAGAATCGACCAATTTACAAGTAGAAATTTAAAACTTTTCACTTATTTAAATTTGGATTGTTAAGAAtataaatacactaaggtcgctttttacgcggttttgtttacgcgggtttttcacgcggattccggaatttacgcggttttttacgcggtttctttttacgcgtcacgtatcccccgcgtaaaaagagacTATACCTTGCTACTAAAGGAATgaggatttttcaaaaatgtgctTTAGCCTAGTGTGAGTAGGTTATGTAATAAATTCTGATATTTTTGTTAAATCCTTAGTAAATTTTGATCATTTTGGTCTGCCAAAGCTCTGCGAATATCATGTCCAGAATTTTTCTGTCAATACTCTGTTAATCTTGAGATCTTTGGCCAGGATTCTGATACCCTATCCAATCGATTTCcagttttcagcaaagtttcttaGTTTAATGAGGGCCTTATTTTGAATGCTTAATTTAGTTCGTGATTTGGCCGCAGACATGGCACGGAATTTGTGTATCTCAAAATCTTTGAAATACACGAAAAATTTTCGTCACTTTTTTATACTTTATTGGTAGGAAAAACATCCGCGAAAAACGGATCGAGTTTATTTCTCAACTACTTTAAAAACTTATTCGGCACAGAACGATGGATTTATTTCGTTTATGTCAAGAGAAAACTaaagaaataattaaaatataaaaaatctgaCAAGCGATAAGAACACAAATTTTACAGAAAACTCGTCTAAGAGAAAATAAATTATATCGCAGCGCCACCTTTTAAGCATTCAAAGTGAAGTTCTAGCCctaccagacagacagacagacagacagacagacagacagacagacagacagacagacagacagacagacagacagacagacagacagacagacagacagacagacagacagacagacagacagacagacagacagacagacagacagacagacagacagacagacagacagacagacagacagacagacagacagacagacagacagacagacagacagacagacagacagacagacagacagacagacagacagacagacagacagacagacagacagacagacagacagacagacagacagacagacagacagacagacagacagacagacagacagacagacagacagacagacagacagacagacagacagacagacagacagacagacagacagacagacagacagacagacagacagacagacagacagacagacagacagacagacagacagacagacagacagacagacagacagacagacagacagacagacagacagacagacagacagacagacagacagacagacagacagacagacagacagacagacagacagacagacagacagacagacagacagacagacagacagacagacagacagacagacagacagacagacagacagacagacagacagacagacagacagacagacagacagacagacagacagacagacagacagacagacagacagacagacagacagacagacagacagacagacagacagacagacagacagacagacagacagacagacagacagacagacagacagacagacagacagacagacagacagacagacagacagacagacagacagacagacagacagacagacagacagacagacagacagacagacagacagacagacagacagacagacagacagacagacagacagacagacagacagacagacagacagacagacagacagacagacagacagacagacagacagacagacagacagacagacagacagacagacagacagacagacagacagacagacagacagacagacagacagacagacagacagacagacagacagacagacagacagacagacagacagacagacagacagacagacagacagacagacagacagacagacagacagacagacagacagacagacagacagacagacagacagacagacagacagacagacagacagacagacagacagacagacagacagacagacagacagacagacagacagacagacagacagacagacagacagacagacagacagacagacagacagacagacagacagacagacagacagacagacagacaggcagacagacaggcagacagacagacagacagacagacagacagacagacagacagacagtttttcttgttcagggcagtcatgcagaggtgcctggatgactgtctctttccggacaggtggaagcggcagaggctggtcttattgccgaaggctggaaaaccgccaggggacccatcggcatattggcctatctgcctgctggacaccgcgggcaaggtgcttgagtggatcatcctcaacagactggtgcggtacacggagggtgtacacggtctggcaagtacctaaccagttcggcttccggaagggcaggtccacgctggatgcaatctcttccgtcatcaagacggcggaggtggcaatccagcgcaagagaaggggaatacgctactgcgcaatcgtcacgctcgacgtgaagaatgcgttcaatagtgccagttgggactccatagcgctcgcgctcaggagcatccatgtaccggtgtcgctgtacaagattctggaaaattatttccagaaccgagtacttgtttacgacacggaggagggtctttttttaataactttattaaggtggctttAAGCCACCATAgagagggtcagaagtgcgttccaattaccgcaggagttccgcaaggttctatcctgggcccggtgttgtggaatgtcatgtatgacggagtgttgaaactcaagttccctgtaggggttgtgatcgtcggctttgcagacgacattacgctggaggtttacggcgagtctatcgaggaggtcgagttgacggccgcgcactgtatacgcaaggtcgaggactggatgcgctccaagaaactggagctcgcgcattataagacggaggtcacggttgtgaacaaccgtaaatcggagtaacaggcggtggtcagtttcggagactgcaccatctcctcgaagcgatccctgaagctcttgggggttatggtggacgacaagctcacgttcgggagtcacgtcgactatgcctgtaagagggcctcatcggctattgctcGTATGATGtctaatagctcagcggtttatggcagcaagcgaagacttcttgccaacgtggtttcgtccatacttagatatggtgggccagtgtggtccagagcgctaggtactaacaattaccgtggtaaactggaaagtacctacgggctcatgtgcctgagagttgcgagtacgcatcgtacggtgtcatacgatgcaatctgtgtcttgtccggaatgatgcctatcagcatcgccatcaaggaggacagagagtgtttcgaccaacgtgacacaaggggcatacggtcattctcgatgctccgctggcagcgggaatggtccaactccacaaagggtagatggacgcaccgactcatatcggagatatccggctgggtcgggagacgacatggtgaagtgaacttccacctgacacaaatcctgtcaggccatggttgtttcaggcaatatctgcaggTTCGGatacgcggggtcccccatgtgtcccgagtgcgtggaggaggagaagactgctgagcatgtctccttcgtatgcccccgtttcgtaagagcgaggagcgacacTCCGggcaatctagtccggaggatgtccgacgacccggacatctggaacgtggtctgtgcggccgcctctcagattgtcctggagctgcaacgtgtgtggcgggtcaaccaccaacatgccagtggtagctaactaccagtctccaagtagttagctaggaggttataagagtaaagaggatgcatcacgcacaaaagccactccccgacgtaatacttaaccgtcgttccagGAAGACCAGGGTTGGAGACTGGAGGGCTTTTaatgggtcgggacagggatcagtaggtgcctgggggaGTTTAACTACCCCAgtatctctcccctagtctcatccccacacgctgagttctcttctcaggtgtctgtttgtagatttccccgccaccttaaaaaaaagacagttttTCTTTaccagcaaaaaaattttttatgtaGAATTACGCCCGACTGCAACATAGAGGTACAAATTAtaataccgaaaacatcgacAGCCTCACGAATATTGTACACTTTCAAATAATTTAAGTTAGTTTCCAATGGGTTCACTTTTACATTAATCGattagaaaaataagttatgcACACACTAAAATGCGGAGTATTGCGATTTTGTGATGCTaactattatactattgaaaactgtagagccttgttgaacgcattttttgaccaatcagagctgaaacaaGGTTTTCTTACCCATTACAGTCGATGCAAAAGTATATGAACGATTTGATTTTATAACCGACTTGTTGTTTGACTCGCTCTAGTCGACAGAGGCGCCACCGGAACAGACTTTTAGCAGTTACGTATAACAGCTAGCATGCAGacatttagtcttcattgtataaCCGACTACTGCAGCAAGAGAACGGTTGACGCTTACTGGAAACTGGCTTGACCCACAGCTCGCAGAATAGCAGTTGATTTTAGCGCAGCAAGGCTGAGCAGGTGATTCATTCGATCGCAGCATTCCATAGTAGACGGTCGAACCGGCGGACCACACTGCACATCATTactgaacatgtccggacatgtttgTAATTTTGTCCGGATCTCTCGCGCCTCGTTTGCCATTTGTTTCAGCCATTTACTGAAAGCAAACACCACCAGGTGTGAGTATGCCAGTAGCGTGTATGTATGATCGTTATGTCTTGCATGCTTGCTTTCAGTGTGTGCGGAGCGGAGAATAACAAGAGAACTAGAATCTTCCCTTGTATTCGAGAAATGGCAATTAAAATCAACGTTATCAATCAATTGATAAAAACCCCAAATTATTCCACcaagcggtgagacccagcctttctcatcattgacacgaacacttcaattttcagaaaaaaatataccttgaaaatatttgctggatttactTATCACTCTAAATTACAAAGTTTCGGTAGCCAACAgtgaaactataccgaacatttaaaacatgaCATTTAATCACATataaacatacattaacacatgcaaataacatggaataaatatgtttcaaatatatgacgcgaaactttttttttgatcgtggtataatcgaaacgtcactttACTCATAttgacccttaactagcccgttcatctaatATCAGtataattcaaatcggttgtgtagtttctgggataataaagtttcgtgagtttcacattttgatacattacagacgaagttacagttcgattacagtaaagtgttatgaggcaactagacctttcatttgacactaattttgtggaaatcggttcagccattctcgagaaaagcgagtgagtttaagtagtctttggaatatgtttcttttattagctggatttcacatttttaaacataacaggcaaagtaatagtccgattgcaaaaaaaatcaatatggtcttatgggacaactagaccttccgtatgacactgattttataaaaatcgatccagccatcattgagaaacatgagtgagattaaatagtctccagaacacgattctttccataactttcgaaccacacTAAATCTCTAAATTTATCTCTAAATAAATGTAAAGTTGATTTCTTTGCATCGTTTCTTTTACctccaaaataatcaaaaactgaTAAGGAGACCTCCCAAGAAGATTAACTATTAGTTTTTGAGGAATGagttaaaattattttatttctgtTAGATGGTGTACTATAATGTCCAAGAAAATGATAATGATGTATTCCTTAGGTTTAAACTACAAATAAATCGAAGTTAAAACATGTCTTGAGTATCTTCCTTTTTTTAAAGCATCAGTCTTTttttctcaaccaaaattaagtcGGGTTAGTGAGTATTcccatattttttttggattgtCGTTATTATTCTAacggttcattttttttttttgaaaatttcgattACAAGACTATGAGTGTCGttacaaaatttcaaattgtacgctccaagaaaattttttatttgaacttTCTTCAAAAATACCAATCACAGCCACATTGGAACTAAAAAACTGATTCTTAGATTTAAATCTATTAATTTCGttttggttggcaaatggctggacacgtgtaacttgagaccctaatgtggccattcacctctgtccagcaactcctatcccaacctccacgtggtgccgaccggaatacgagtaaccttagcggagatcgggtaaccaaccccggtggaaactatggtcgtatgctgactggcaagggggtcgtacgcggctgtatccccataggggcggcgtacaacagcgtctgacccggagcgggcggctgaattatggaatgctgtatcccgccagctacacctaagatggcagccccatcagcaggatgtaggtatcgcgaccctggtaaggtagcataccgaaacctttcatcaaccacgaacaacgattttagaaatacggaacagatcaatcggcaaagacctaggctacgaacacggagaAAGAtcaaggtaaacgattggaaattgggtacttggaacgtccgatctctcaatgaatcagcgcgggctggcttgcttgctcgagaactacagcggcagggagtcgaaatcgcagcgattcaggaggtttggtggccaaattccggagaaagggaattccgtgcagtagaccctattgcacgcacttctttcaagtaccacatctactacagtggcggcaaagcagcggaacggggcgtcggtttcgtagtgctggaaaatcagaaaacaagagtcatccggtggaggcccgtagatgaccgtataggggacgggacacgaggcatatggacgctaggcatatggatgttaggcatagtatgctaggcatacagacgcgaggcataatggatgtgaggcataatggatacgaggcatactgccacaaggcataacggacgcgaggccgaatggacgcgaggccgaatggacgcgaggccgaatggacgcgaggccgaatggacgcgaggccgattggacgcgaggccgaatggacgcaaggccgaatggacgcgaggccgaatggacgcaaggccgaaaggacgcgaggccgaatgcgatgttgtacgatcgcatgagatccaattatgtagttcaggtgttattatattcctaaagagtttaagttgggtataatacctttcttgaaatcatgcggcgaagacgcataatcgagggcaaggaaacgaggcggcactaagccgccgtggcttccgcagtccgagccggccgccgacccgccgtcggaagcggcggcctctcgcacccaaacgactgatctactggtttgctaggtctactcaaacggagttttcttcccttagttaag from Wyeomyia smithii strain HCP4-BCI-WySm-NY-G18 chromosome 3, ASM2978416v1, whole genome shotgun sequence encodes the following:
- the LOC129731925 gene encoding proton-coupled zinc antiporter SLC30A2; the protein is MSVYLQVSTTCDDEMYDSGNGGINTSSQQNLLSITSLAHPTCKFNHSSKNDESYGETEKRKLIWAIVFTLAFMLAEFVGGYISGSLAIMTDAAHLLSDCISFLIAVISIWISNRPPDGRMSFGYRRVEVLGALLSIFGIWSLTVLLVVVSVQRLLSNDYEIDANTMIIVAVLGVVMNIATAFILHGSCSVVPHSHHGHSHGHSHGHSHGHSHGHSHGHTHKSVPSSISVVPPQSRSRSHSPRKKKPQPRLDKLKLYDEKRTDQMEQLTIPNLPPTPSGSPHTSLPPTRHNSFTVKSTSSTNLDNILYIARTKLKSEALRQRMSLDGTNSPDLISSSKLLYNKIDADDWSTVSQNRRESCDTEDLSSSDEDCSTHHHQQHGEENLNVRAAIIHVIGDFIQSVGVLIAAIIIKFKPTLKIVDPICTFLFSLIVLITTVRIFRDSMRILLDAVPDSVAVDKLSAELESISGVKAVHDLNVWSITTGLNVMTVHLMVDPIANTSKILVAAHTIAQKGYNIRRCTVQIETITFRT